CTCATCGAACTTGGTGGTGAACACCTTGTAGTCGCTGACCGGCGGCTGGTTGGTGAACGGCAGTTCCGGACGCTTGGCCTCGCCGGGGTCGCTTGAATCGTCTTCCTCATCGAAGTCGCCGGGATCGTCGGACATCTCCGATTCGGAGTCGCCCTCCGAGGACTCCTGATCCTCGCCGGCGACCTCGCGCTCGCGAGCCGCCGTCTGGTCGGCATCGGCGTCGTCGGCGGGCTCGGCGGACGCCTCGCTGTCTTCGGCCTCCTGCTGCTCGCCGTCCTGGTTGTCGTCCTGATCGGGGTCGCTGCCCAGCTCGTCGCCCATTTCGAGGTTGACGAGAAGATTGCGCGTCGCGCGGGCGAAGGCCTGCTGGCTGGACATGGCATCGGCGAGGTCGGCGAGGTCGTCACCGGCGCGTTCTTCGATGAAGTCTCGCCAAGCGTCCATCAGCGCCTGGGCGCTTTTCGGCGGCGGCGCGCCGGTCAGCTTCTCGCGCACCATCAATGCCACCGCCTCGGACAGCGGCGCATCGTCGCGGTTCTCGATGTGCTGGAGATTGGCGCGGAGGTAGCGCTCCTCGAGCATGGCGGCGAGATTGCCGGCGACGCCGGGCATGACGCGGGCGCCGAGCGCCTCGCACCGCGCCTGCTCCATGGCGTCGAACACCGCCTTGGCGCGCGGTCCCTCCGGCACGAAGGTGCGATGCACCGTCTCGTTGTGACAGGCAAGGCGCAGGGCCAGCGCATCGCCGGCGCCACGGGTGACGGCAACGTCGAAGGCGGACGGCCGACGCGGCGGATCGGGCACGCGCGCCTTGTGGCCGTTGAGCGACGGCCGGTCGGCGGCGAACACCACTTCCAGCTCGCCGTCGCCCGAAATCGCCCGCATCGCCGTCGTCACCGCCTTCTTGAGCGGCTCGATGGCGATTTCCTTGCCTTTGGCCTGGTTGGAGGAGGACACGATGCTCCGTTCCCTAGTAGGAAGCTCCGTCGCACCGCTTGATCGGCAGAGTGTCGAGATCGACCCCGTCGAGACAGCGGGCATTGACGGCGATGGACGGCGTACCGTCAGGCGCGGTACCGGTGGCATAGGGCTGGATGCCGCACACCGGACAGAAGCGATGGGCGATCCGTCCGGTGTGGAAGCGATATTCGGAGACGCCGGCCTCGCCGATCGTCACCCGGAAATCGCTTTCCGGCAGATAGGCGAGAAGGTGGCCAACGCGGCGGCAGCGGGAGCAGTTGCAGGCCACCAGTTCGCCGAGCACGAGTTCGGCCGAGAACCTGATGTTGCCGCACTGGCAGCTGCCGCTGTAGCTCCGCTCGCTGGCCATCGTCGCCTCAGGTGAGCACCATGTTCGCGGCGCTCTCCGGCAATTCCTTGCCGAAGCAACGCTGGTAGAACTCGGCGACCTGCACCCGCTCGGTCTCGTCGCACTTGTTGAGGAAGGTGAGACGGAAGGCAAAGCCGACGTCGCCGAAGATCGAGGCGTTCTCGGCCCAGGTCAGCACCGTACGCGGGCTCATCACCGTGGATATGTCGCCGTTGACGAAGGCCGAGCGCGTCATGTCGGCGACGCGCACCATCTTCGACAGCGTGTCGCGGCCTTCCGGACCGGTGAACGACTTGGCCTTGGCGGCGATGATGCCGACCTCGTGGTCGTGCGGCAGATAGTTGAGCGTGGTGACGATCGACCAGCGGTCCATCTGGCCCTGATTGATCTGCTGCGTGCCGTGGTAGAGGCCGGACGTGTCGCCGAGGCCGATGGTGTTGGCCGTCGCAAACAGGCGGAAGGCCGGATGCGGGCGGATGACGCGGTTCTGGTCGAGCAGCGTCAGCTTGCCGGCCACCTCCAGCACGCGCTGGATGACGAACATCACGTCGGGACGGCCGGCATCATATTCGTCGAACACCAGCGCCACGTTGTTCTGCAGCGCCCAGGGCAGGATGCCGTCGCGGAACTCGGTGATCTGCTTGCCATCGCGCAGCACGATGGCGTCCTTGCCGACGAGGTCGATGCGGCTGATGTGGCTGTCGAGGTTGACGCGCACCAGCGGCCAGTTGAGCCGGGCGGCCACCTGTTCGATATGCGTCGATTTGCCAGTGCCGTGATAGCCCGACACCATGACGCGGCGATTGTGCGCGAAGCCGGCCAGGATCGCGAGAGTGGTGGCACGATCGAACAGGTAGTCCGTATCGAGATCGGGAACGTGTTCGTCAGCCTTGGAATAGGCGGGCACTTCGATATCGGTGTCGATACCGAACACCTCGCGGACCGAGACCCGGATATCGGGCAGCGGCGCGTCATACGTCTGCTGAGCCATAAGACCTCCTGGAGCGACCAAGCGGAGGAAAAAGTCGCTCCGTCGAATCGGGAAAATGCGGCCGATCAACAGAAACCGGCAGTCTTCAAGTAATTATAGGCTTGGATGATCTCCCGCAACCGTTCCTCTGAGGACCGATCGCCGCCGTTGGCGTCGGGATGGTGGCGTTTGACCATGACCTTGTACTGCGCCTTGATCTCCTCCTTCGAGACGCCAACCTCAAGGTGCAACGTTTCGAAGGCGCGCTGTGTCATCGGCGACACGCGCCGGCGCGGCTCCTCGGGCTCGGCCCGCATGCCGCCCGACCGCGACCCGTGGAACACGCCGAACGGATCGTTGTAGGTCGGCTCGGCAGGCCGTCCGTGATGGCCGGCGTTGGGGTCGGTCTGCCCCCAGCGGTTGACCGATACCGTCCAGGTCGGGCGATGGCCGGTCAGCGCGTCCTTCTGGAAGGCGATGACATCGTCGTCTCCCATGCCCGAGAAGTAGTTGTAGGACTTGTTGTAGAGCTGCACATGCTCCAGGCAGAAGTGATGATACTGCCCCTCGCGACCCCGGCCTTTCGGCGCGCGATAGGCGCCAGCGCTCTCGCACCCGTCCCAATCGCAAGGCGGGAACTGGTCGCGAGCGACGCTTTCCTTGTCCGGCTTGATCCGGAGTTTGTCGAAGAGCTTGGAATAGGAATCCATGATCCGCCGATTATGGGCACTCGAAAGCGTGCCGGCAAGGCGTTGACAATCGCCTCGCATGGTCGCCAGATGCCAGATTGCTTCGCCCGCGCCAACCGCCGAGGATGCCCGATGACTTCGACGACCCCGCCCGTTTCCGCCCGCAAGAACCGCATCGAGGCGGCGCTCCTCGCCGAGCTGTCGCCGTCCTATGTGAACGTGATCGACGACAGCGAGCGCCACCGCGGACATGGCGGCTGGCGCGAGGGCGGCGAGACCCATTTCGTCGTAGAGGTGGTATCGGCGGCTTTCGAGGGCAAGAGCCGCCTCGCCCGCCAGCGTCTCGTCATGGATGCGCTGAAGGCGGAGTTCGACACCGGCCTGCACGCCCTGTCCGTCACCGCTCGCGCACCCGGAGAGTGATTTCAGGCGCGGAACGCGTCGTCAACCGGTCCGACCTTCAGCGCCGTGATGCGGTTCCGCTGTCGCCTGAGCACGCGGAAGCGGAAACCGTGAAAGGTGAAGGACTGGCCGGGGTCGGGGATCATCCGCGCCTCGTGAATGACGAGACCGGCAATGGTGGTCGCCTCGTCGTCGGGCAGACGCCAGTCCATCATGCGATTGAGGTCGCGGATCGGCACCGCCCCGTCCACCGAGGCCGAACCGTCGGGATACGGACGGACGCCTTGCACCACCACGTCCTGCTCGTCGGCGATCTCGCCGACGATCTCCTCGAGAATATCCTCGAGGGTGACGAGACCCTGCACTTCGCCATACTCGTCGACGACCAGCGCGAGATGGACCTTGCGCTTGAGAAACGCCCTGAGCTGGTCGGCGGCCAACGTCGTGTCGGGCACGAACCAGGGCGGCGTCATCAGCGTCTCGACGCAAACCTTGGCGGGATCGCCGTCGGCGCGGTCGATGGCGCGCATCAGCTCCTTGGAGTGCAGGACGCCGACGATGTTGTCCGGCTCGTCACGCCACAAGGGGTGGCGCGTGAACGGGCTTGAGATCAACGCCTTCAGGAGATCGCCGACCGGCATGTCGATGTCGAAGGTACGCATCTTGGTGCGATGCACCATGATGTCGGACAGCGGTAGCTCGCTGAGGTCGAGCACGCCGCCGACCATGTCGCGATCGTCCTTGACCACGCCGCCCTCGCGATGCAGCAGGTCGACCGCCTCGCGAATTTCCTCATGCGCCGTCCAGGCCGCCTCGCGCGGCGCCTTGCTGACCAGCCTCAGGGGGGCGATCACCGCTTTCTCGATGCCGGCAATCAGCGGCCCCAGCAGACGGGCCGGAATCTCGATCGCCGACAGGAGAACGAAGGCCGATCGTTCCGGCCTCAGCGACACAATCACGCGCGGCACGGCGTCGAGCAGGATGGCAAGAATGACGCCGCCGACCGCCCAGACGGCAAGGCGCACGGGATCGGTCTCGAGGGACAGCACCGCCCGCGTCGCGAAGATGGTCAGCGCCACCGTCGACACCTGGCGCGCCAGACGGATGGCCGACACCGCCCGCGCCCGCTCGGCGGTCAGCTCGACGAGGCGCTTGATGCGGCGGTCGCCAAGCCGCTCCATGTGATGCAGCTTGGTGCGGTTGGAGGCGAGCAAGGCCGACCCGGCCGCCGACAGGATCACGGTGATGACGACGAACAGGGCGACCGGCACGCCGGCTAACACGAGATCGGCCAGCGCCCCGCCCCGTCCGCCCATCAGGCCTGTCCTTCGCTGAGCTTGTCGGTGAGGAAGCCGCGCACGGCTTCGGCCGGCACGTCCTTGGCAATGAAGGCCTCGCCGATGCCCCGGCTCAGGATGAAGGTCAGGGCGCCGTTCTGCACCTTCTTGTCCTGGCCGATCAGCTCCATGAAGGTGGAGACCGATGGCGCCCCGCCGGGAATGTCGGAGAGCTTGGTCGGAAGCCCGACCTCGGCAAGGTGGGCGCGGATCCGTCCGGCGTCGTCCGCCGACATCTGGTTGAGGCGTACGGAGAAGTCATGGGCGAGCACCATGCCCAGCGACACCGCCTCGCCATGCACCACGGTGCCGTTGTAGCCGGCCGCCGTCTCGATGGCGTGACCGAAGGTATGGCCGAGGTTGAGCAGCGCGCGGTCACCGGTCTCGCGTTCGTCGCGGGCGACGATGGCCGCCTTGGAACGGCAGGAAACGGCGATCGCCTCGATCCGCGCGGGCCCGCCGGCGAACACGTCGCGCCAGGTCTTCTCCAGCGAGGCGAAGAAGGCGGCATTGTCGATCAGGCCGTATTTGACCACCTCGGCATAGCCGGCGCGGAACTCGCGCTCGGGCAGCGTGTCGAGCACGCTGGTGTCGGCCATCACCAGATCGGGCTGATGAAACACGCCGACGAGGTTCTTGCCATGGCGGCTGTTGATGCCGGTCTTGCCGCCCACCGACGAATCCACCTGCGAAAGAAGCGTCGTCGGCACCTGCACGAAACGCATGCCGCGCCGGACGACGCCGGCCACGAAGCCGGCGAGGTCGCCGACCACGCCACCGCCCAGGGCCACCACCGCGTCGCCGCGCTCATAGCGGCCGCCAACCACCTGGTCGACCACCTGCTCGAACACGTCGAAGCATTTGGAGGCTTCGCCCGCCGGAATGACGACGGCGCTGGCCGTGACGCCGGCCCGTCGCAACGACTTCTCGAACGCGACGAGATGCCGGCCCGAGACGTTGGAATCGGTGATGATGCAGGCGCGCGCCTTCGGCAGCACGGCACGGAACCACTTGCCGGCGTCGGCGACAAGCCCCTCGCCGATCAGGATGTCGTAGGACCGCTCGCCGAGCGACACGGGCACCTTGACGATGCCGTCCGTTTCCCCTTCAGTCGTCATATCGTCCCCCCGCCCTTTTTCGGCCCCGGCGCCGTCACGGCGCCTCTCGTTCAGGTCCAGCGTCTTCCATGAGCCAGGCTTCCAGCGCGGCAACCACCGCGTCGACCATCGCCTCATGCGGCACGTCGACCGACTGGACGACCAGATCCGCCTCGGCATAGACCGGATAACGTGCCTCGACGAGAGCCCTCAGCGTGCCCTCGGGATCGGCCGTCTGAAGAAGCGGCCGCGTCGGCCGGCGGCGCACCCGCTCGTAGAGCAGCTCCCAGTCGGCCCTGAGCCAGATCGATATGCCCGCGCTCCGGATCGCCGCCCGCGTCTCAGCGTTCATGAAGGCGCCGCCGCCGGTAGCGATGATATGGCCCGGCTCGCGCAACAGGCGGGCGATCACCCGCCGTTCGCCCTGGCGAAAGTAGTCCTCGCCATGCTCGGCGAAGATCTCGGACACCGTCTTCTTGGCCGCCTCCTCGATCGCCGTGTCGGCGTCGATGAAGGTGAGGCCGAGCCGGCCGGCGAGGCGTTTGCCCACCGACGTCTTGCCAGCCCCCATCATGCCCACCAGCACCACCGAGCGGCCGCCGAGCAGTTCGACGATACGCGCATTGGCACTGGCGCGCCGATGGGCGGCGTCGTGATCGCGGCTGCGGCTGGTCTTGACGTCGGTCATGAGAAGTCTCATGGGTTGGGGCGGCGCATCTGTCAAGCTGTTAGCGCTGCCGAGCGGCCTCGCCGGACCACACCCGCGAGTGGAACCATGCCAACCGTCACACGCTTTCTCGGCTTTCTCTTCGTTCTGGCCGCCATCGCCATGGCCGCCGTGCTGGCGCTGGCCTATCTGGTCACGCCGGAGCCGCGCACCTTTACCGTCCCGATCGATGCTTCGGTACTCTCGGGCGCCCGCCCCCTGTCGCCGCCGCCAGCCGCCCCCATGCCGGATCCGGCCACGACCGGATCGGTCGAGATCGACCCTGCCGGCCCACCGGCCAACGCCCCATGAGCGTCAGTGACGCCACGCTGGTCGAGACCTATCTCGAGGCGGCAAGCATCGAGAATGCCGCCTCCGACAACACGCTCGCCGCCTACCGCGCCGACCTCGATCTCTACATCGGTTTTCTTGCCGGTCGGGGGCGCGGCCTCCTCGACGCGGCGACGGACGATGTCGAGGATTTCGTCGCCGGGCTCGCCGCGGAGGGCTACGCCGCCGCCACGCAGGCCCGCCGCCTGTCCGCCGTCCGCCAGTTGCACAAGTTCCTCTACACGGAGGGACGACGCGCCGACGACCCCACCGCGCGGGTCGACCGCCCCCGTACCCGCCGTCCGCTGCCCAAGGTACTTTCCGTCGAGGACGTCGGCCGACTGATGGACGCGACCGCCGCCACGGCCGCCGAGCCCGTCGAGGATCGGGCCGAAGCGCTGCGCCGTACCCGCTTCTGGGCCATGCTGGAAACGCTCTATGCGTCCGGCCTGCGCGTCTCCGAGCTCGTCGGCCTGCCGGCCGGCGCCATCCGCGAGGGCACGGCCGCCATGACCGTGCGCGGCAAAGGCTCCAAGGACCGGCTGGTGCCGATCGGCGACACCGCCCGCGCCGCCGTCATCGCCTATCGCAGCCTCCTCAAGGCAAGCGGCCGGCACGCCGGTAGCCCCTTCCTGTTTCCGGCCAACTCCGAAACCGGCCACGTGACGCGCCAGAGTTTCGCCCGCGACCTCAAGGACGCCGCCGCTCGGCTGGGCATATCGCCCGACAAGGTGTCGCCGCACGTCCTGCGACATGCCTTCGCCAGCCATCTGCTCCAGAACGGAGCCGACCTTCGCATCGTCCAGGAATTGCTCGGCCACGCCGACATCGGCACGACCGAGATCTACACGCACGTTCTCGAGCACCGTCTCGCCGCGCTTGTCGCCGATCATCACCCACTGTCCGAGCGATAATCGCCTTGGTAATGGCACGGAGATGATCACAGAATTGCCGGCATT
Above is a window of Pleomorphomonas sp. T1.2MG-36 DNA encoding:
- the cobS gene encoding cobaltochelatase subunit CobS, whose protein sequence is MAQQTYDAPLPDIRVSVREVFGIDTDIEVPAYSKADEHVPDLDTDYLFDRATTLAILAGFAHNRRVMVSGYHGTGKSTHIEQVAARLNWPLVRVNLDSHISRIDLVGKDAIVLRDGKQITEFRDGILPWALQNNVALVFDEYDAGRPDVMFVIQRVLEVAGKLTLLDQNRVIRPHPAFRLFATANTIGLGDTSGLYHGTQQINQGQMDRWSIVTTLNYLPHDHEVGIIAAKAKSFTGPEGRDTLSKMVRVADMTRSAFVNGDISTVMSPRTVLTWAENASIFGDVGFAFRLTFLNKCDETERVQVAEFYQRCFGKELPESAANMVLT
- a CDS encoding GFA family protein; protein product: MASERSYSGSCQCGNIRFSAELVLGELVACNCSRCRRVGHLLAYLPESDFRVTIGEAGVSEYRFHTGRIAHRFCPVCGIQPYATGTAPDGTPSIAVNARCLDGVDLDTLPIKRCDGASY
- a CDS encoding shikimate kinase, which gives rise to MTDVKTSRSRDHDAAHRRASANARIVELLGGRSVVLVGMMGAGKTSVGKRLAGRLGLTFIDADTAIEEAAKKTVSEIFAEHGEDYFRQGERRVIARLLREPGHIIATGGGAFMNAETRAAIRSAGISIWLRADWELLYERVRRRPTRPLLQTADPEGTLRALVEARYPVYAEADLVVQSVDVPHEAMVDAVVAALEAWLMEDAGPEREAP
- a CDS encoding HlyC/CorC family transporter, giving the protein MGGRGGALADLVLAGVPVALFVVITVILSAAGSALLASNRTKLHHMERLGDRRIKRLVELTAERARAVSAIRLARQVSTVALTIFATRAVLSLETDPVRLAVWAVGGVILAILLDAVPRVIVSLRPERSAFVLLSAIEIPARLLGPLIAGIEKAVIAPLRLVSKAPREAAWTAHEEIREAVDLLHREGGVVKDDRDMVGGVLDLSELPLSDIMVHRTKMRTFDIDMPVGDLLKALISSPFTRHPLWRDEPDNIVGVLHSKELMRAIDRADGDPAKVCVETLMTPPWFVPDTTLAADQLRAFLKRKVHLALVVDEYGEVQGLVTLEDILEEIVGEIADEQDVVVQGVRPYPDGSASVDGAVPIRDLNRMMDWRLPDDEATTIAGLVIHEARMIPDPGQSFTFHGFRFRVLRRQRNRITALKVGPVDDAFRA
- the aroB gene encoding 3-dehydroquinate synthase, with the translated sequence MTTEGETDGIVKVPVSLGERSYDILIGEGLVADAGKWFRAVLPKARACIITDSNVSGRHLVAFEKSLRRAGVTASAVVIPAGEASKCFDVFEQVVDQVVGGRYERGDAVVALGGGVVGDLAGFVAGVVRRGMRFVQVPTTLLSQVDSSVGGKTGINSRHGKNLVGVFHQPDLVMADTSVLDTLPEREFRAGYAEVVKYGLIDNAAFFASLEKTWRDVFAGGPARIEAIAVSCRSKAAIVARDERETGDRALLNLGHTFGHAIETAAGYNGTVVHGEAVSLGMVLAHDFSVRLNQMSADDAGRIRAHLAEVGLPTKLSDIPGGAPSVSTFMELIGQDKKVQNGALTFILSRGIGEAFIAKDVPAEAVRGFLTDKLSEGQA
- a CDS encoding J domain-containing protein translates to MDSYSKLFDKLRIKPDKESVARDQFPPCDWDGCESAGAYRAPKGRGREGQYHHFCLEHVQLYNKSYNYFSGMGDDDVIAFQKDALTGHRPTWTVSVNRWGQTDPNAGHHGRPAEPTYNDPFGVFHGSRSGGMRAEPEEPRRRVSPMTQRAFETLHLEVGVSKEEIKAQYKVMVKRHHPDANGGDRSSEERLREIIQAYNYLKTAGFC
- the cobT gene encoding cobaltochelatase subunit CobT; its protein translation is MSSSNQAKGKEIAIEPLKKAVTTAMRAISGDGELEVVFAADRPSLNGHKARVPDPPRRPSAFDVAVTRGAGDALALRLACHNETVHRTFVPEGPRAKAVFDAMEQARCEALGARVMPGVAGNLAAMLEERYLRANLQHIENRDDAPLSEAVALMVREKLTGAPPPKSAQALMDAWRDFIEERAGDDLADLADAMSSQQAFARATRNLLVNLEMGDELGSDPDQDDNQDGEQQEAEDSEASAEPADDADADQTAAREREVAGEDQESSEGDSESEMSDDPGDFDEEDDSSDPGEAKRPELPFTNQPPVSDYKVFTTKFDEVTRPEDVCDGAELDRLRGLLDKQLANFAGVVARLANRLQRRLMAQQNRAWDFDIEEGILDTARITRVVTDPLAPLAFKMERDTDFRDTVVTLLIDNSGSMRGRPITVAAACADILARTLERCGVKVEILGFTTKAWKGGQARETWLAAGKPAGPGRLNDLRHIVYKPADAPWRRARRNLGLMMREGLLKENIDGEALDWAHQRLLARSENRRILMMISDGAPVDDSTLSVNPGNYLERHLRYVIEEIEERSPVELIAIGIGHDVTRFYKRAVTIVDVEELAGAMTDQLAELFEEQPTQKAIRAGNKPRPRRVSTLGLS
- a CDS encoding BolA family protein — translated: MTSTTPPVSARKNRIEAALLAELSPSYVNVIDDSERHRGHGGWREGGETHFVVEVVSAAFEGKSRLARQRLVMDALKAEFDTGLHALSVTARAPGE
- a CDS encoding site-specific tyrosine recombinase XerD, whose translation is MSVSDATLVETYLEAASIENAASDNTLAAYRADLDLYIGFLAGRGRGLLDAATDDVEDFVAGLAAEGYAAATQARRLSAVRQLHKFLYTEGRRADDPTARVDRPRTRRPLPKVLSVEDVGRLMDATAATAAEPVEDRAEALRRTRFWAMLETLYASGLRVSELVGLPAGAIREGTAAMTVRGKGSKDRLVPIGDTARAAVIAYRSLLKASGRHAGSPFLFPANSETGHVTRQSFARDLKDAAARLGISPDKVSPHVLRHAFASHLLQNGADLRIVQELLGHADIGTTEIYTHVLEHRLAALVADHHPLSER